A region of Thermovibrio ammonificans HB-1 DNA encodes the following proteins:
- the tpx gene encoding thiol peroxidase produces MAETVTLKGNPVTLAGPVVNVGDEAPVACVVKSDLLEKQIGGKKEKVQLIITVPSLDTPVCETETRKFNEMLKDLDVDVTVVSMDLPFAEKRFCESFNVSNVDVASDFRYRDMEKFGVLIAEGALKGLLARAVFIVDKSGKVCYKQLVPEITQEPNYDEVLSALKSVL; encoded by the coding sequence ATGGCCGAAACTGTAACTTTGAAAGGAAACCCCGTAACCCTTGCCGGGCCCGTTGTTAACGTGGGAGATGAAGCTCCCGTTGCCTGCGTTGTAAAGAGCGACCTGTTGGAGAAGCAAATCGGCGGCAAGAAGGAGAAGGTTCAGCTTATCATCACCGTTCCCTCACTCGATACCCCCGTGTGTGAAACGGAGACGAGGAAGTTCAACGAGATGCTCAAGGACCTTGATGTAGACGTTACCGTTGTTTCTATGGACCTTCCCTTTGCCGAGAAGCGCTTCTGCGAGAGCTTCAACGTCTCCAACGTAGACGTTGCCTCCGACTTCAGGTACCGCGACATGGAGAAGTTCGGCGTTCTCATTGCCGAGGGTGCCCTTAAGGGACTCCTTGCAAGGGCCGTGTTTATCGTAGATAAGAGCGGAAAGGTCTGCTACAAGCAGCTGGTTCCGGAAATCACCCAGGAGCCCAACTACGACGAAGTCCTCTCTGCCCTTAAGAGCGTTCTTTAA
- a CDS encoding class I SAM-dependent methyltransferase produces MEVVVTTDRRPKPEVVEDAKTLAERLNAPFVKRRHRTVNSIRREFGRAVLVVGNDHNLTLHTLKGQKLFFHPGLFKIRLLSYLSGGREAMVEAMGIGEGDSVLDCNLGLAQDALLSAFVTKRPVVGVEIDPVIYEIVKRGLKSYKPEGKLKQAEFAFSLVKPVLSDNLIFLKTQPDNSFDVVYFSPMFVKPKWKCDVMMPFREVAPKGFVTPELLREAERVARRRVVIKVNKGVRELFPFLADYEPQPSSTRVEYLVKELHK; encoded by the coding sequence ATGGAGGTTGTAGTTACCACAGACCGAAGGCCGAAACCGGAAGTTGTTGAAGACGCAAAGACCCTTGCGGAAAGGCTGAACGCCCCCTTTGTTAAGCGCAGGCACAGAACGGTAAACAGCATCAGGAGGGAGTTCGGCAGGGCGGTTCTCGTTGTGGGCAACGACCACAACCTTACCCTTCACACCTTGAAGGGGCAGAAGCTCTTCTTCCACCCGGGGCTGTTTAAAATCAGGCTTCTCAGTTACCTTTCGGGGGGCCGTGAGGCCATGGTAGAGGCCATGGGCATAGGGGAGGGAGACTCGGTTCTCGACTGTAACCTCGGCCTTGCCCAGGACGCCCTCCTTTCGGCCTTTGTCACGAAGAGGCCGGTTGTGGGCGTGGAGATAGACCCGGTTATCTACGAGATAGTGAAGAGGGGCCTTAAGAGCTACAAGCCCGAAGGGAAGCTCAAGCAGGCGGAGTTTGCCTTCTCCCTGGTAAAGCCCGTGCTCTCTGATAACCTGATCTTTTTGAAGACTCAGCCCGATAACTCCTTCGACGTTGTTTACTTCTCTCCGATGTTCGTTAAGCCCAAGTGGAAGTGCGACGTTATGATGCCGTTTAGGGAGGTTGCACCTAAAGGGTTTGTTACTCCCGAGCTTCTCAGGGAAGCAGAGCGGGTGGCGAGGCGAAGGGTCGTTATAAAGGTGAACAAGGGGGTTAGGGAGCTCTTCCCCTTTTTGGCAGACTACGAGCCGCAGCCCAGCTCTACGAGGGTGGAGTATTTGGTGAAGGAGCTTCATAAGTAG
- a CDS encoding GNAT family N-acetyltransferase, whose translation MKIEVEKGRVVAFLEDGQEAFITFGVEESEKVVVVSTTFVPESHRGKGIAGKLTAELVKWADSNGYRIYPLCSYTRKFLERKRPDLIVER comes from the coding sequence GTGAAAATAGAGGTTGAGAAGGGTAGGGTTGTCGCCTTCCTGGAGGACGGACAGGAGGCCTTTATAACTTTCGGCGTTGAGGAGAGTGAAAAAGTTGTTGTTGTAAGCACTACTTTTGTTCCCGAGAGCCACAGGGGTAAGGGGATAGCCGGAAAACTTACCGCCGAGCTTGTGAAGTGGGCCGACTCTAACGGCTACAGAATCTACCCCCTGTGCTCCTATACCAGAAAGTTCCTCGAGAGAAAGAGGCCGGACTTAATAGTGGAGAGGTGA
- a CDS encoding MBL fold metallo-hydrolase, whose product MALPKKLKPNADAVLYSDSRHTVVYLGTKGAQEGSVDVLSYLVISDGEGLIVDPGGYHLFPQLVQKVCKYTSLESIKFLYFCHQDPDVCGSIPMWKEVCPQAKIAIGELWVRFLPHFGVEDIEKNAFPIPSEGATIPVGKIGVKAIPAHYLHSPNHFTLYDPISRFLFSGDIGIALGNFNYLVVEDWIKHMEFLYGPHKLLMANNKAVRAWLKRVEKLELEAILPQHGALIPKEHVKNFFKFLENLKCGTDLISL is encoded by the coding sequence ATGGCGCTTCCCAAAAAGCTGAAACCCAACGCAGACGCGGTTCTCTATTCCGACAGCAGACACACGGTTGTTTACCTCGGAACGAAGGGAGCACAAGAGGGTTCGGTAGACGTCCTCTCCTACCTGGTTATAAGCGACGGAGAGGGGCTGATAGTGGACCCGGGAGGCTACCACCTCTTTCCACAACTGGTTCAGAAGGTTTGTAAGTATACCTCCCTTGAGTCTATAAAGTTCCTCTACTTCTGCCACCAAGACCCGGACGTGTGCGGCTCAATCCCCATGTGGAAGGAGGTGTGCCCCCAGGCCAAAATAGCGATAGGGGAGCTCTGGGTTCGGTTCCTGCCCCACTTCGGGGTTGAGGATATAGAGAAAAACGCCTTTCCCATACCCTCCGAGGGAGCAACCATACCGGTCGGGAAAATAGGGGTTAAAGCTATTCCGGCCCACTACCTTCACTCTCCGAACCACTTTACCCTTTACGACCCCATAAGCAGGTTCCTCTTCAGCGGCGATATCGGGATAGCGCTCGGCAACTTTAACTACCTTGTGGTTGAAGACTGGATAAAGCACATGGAGTTCCTCTACGGCCCCCACAAGCTCCTTATGGCAAACAACAAAGCGGTAAGGGCTTGGCTTAAAAGGGTGGAGAAGCTGGAACTGGAGGCGATTCTGCCCCAGCACGGCGCCCTGATTCCCAAAGAGCACGTTAAAAACTTCTTTAAGTTCTTGGAGAACCTGAAATGCGGAACAGACCTGATATCCCTGTAG
- a CDS encoding methyl-accepting chemotaxis protein has translation MRNRPDIPVEVLEALSDLERSVLSLSKTSQTVNKLVSDVERTLLKNSENMERDIQTLSEISRNFQKFMEDFKPIVEELSRASVEYRKLIENMSHINRQLYSIENIASHIELVAINASIEASRAGESGRTFAIVANEIRDMAKKTFKILHEIKELEREIEPTLKNIQGNIEAMEEVRKKLDTLVNDINRVIKISDELGEVNRQQSEIIKELKGLSGISKALERVFSVLSGAKERVAKGIVKLSATLRGRGS, from the coding sequence ATGCGGAACAGACCTGATATCCCTGTAGAGGTACTCGAGGCCCTTTCGGACCTTGAAAGGAGCGTTCTGTCGCTGAGTAAAACTTCCCAAACTGTGAACAAGCTGGTAAGCGATGTGGAGAGAACGCTCCTGAAAAACAGCGAGAACATGGAGAGGGATATTCAGACCCTAAGCGAAATTTCCCGGAACTTTCAGAAGTTTATGGAAGACTTTAAACCGATAGTGGAAGAGCTTTCAAGGGCTTCGGTTGAGTACCGGAAGCTCATAGAGAACATGAGCCACATAAACCGCCAGCTCTATAGCATAGAGAACATAGCCTCCCACATAGAGCTGGTTGCCATAAACGCCTCTATAGAGGCCTCGAGGGCAGGAGAGAGCGGCAGAACGTTTGCCATTGTTGCCAACGAGATACGGGATATGGCAAAGAAAACGTTCAAAATCCTCCACGAGATTAAGGAGCTCGAAAGGGAGATTGAGCCGACGCTGAAGAACATCCAGGGAAACATAGAGGCGATGGAGGAGGTGAGGAAGAAGCTCGACACCCTCGTTAACGACATCAACCGGGTTATTAAGATATCGGACGAGTTGGGAGAGGTTAACCGGCAACAGAGCGAGATAATAAAAGAGTTAAAGGGGCTGTCGGGGATTTCCAAGGCCTTAGAGAGGGTGTTCTCGGTTTTAAGCGGCGCCAAGGAGAGGGTGGCAAAGGGGATTGTAAAGCTCTCTGCGACTTTAAGGGGGAGGGGAAGTTAG
- the metE gene encoding 5-methyltetrahydropteroyltriglutamate--homocysteine S-methyltransferase has translation MIKTYAYGFPRLGKQREFKRLIEGFWAGKVTEEELLTGIEKLNKKREESYAAHVDNFPRGEMTLYDPMLDTALILGLYRAESLEEYFQLCRGKNALEMTKWFNTNYHYLVPDFEGKRPQFKATVPVWDRHKGVKRNAHLIGPLTFLKLSKNLPEGAFGELLKEVAKTLVDYAVERGFESIHLDDPAFVLELSKEEWKAVEEAYGEFERFPGDVNLFTYYDSVDNLAGLFELPVSGVGVDLVHDRGENLKQLKTVEPGGKKLFAGVIDGRNVWRADLTAKRALLAELAERFEVVATNAAPLFHLPVSLAGATLPEGLLEKVAFAEEKLKELSLIAKGSDQELNSWSKGVGSSFGELKEVRERVQNLKEEDFERKPAYSERVKKQQEVLKLPLFPTTTIGSFPQTEEVRRVRLLYRKGKLSQEDYDTFIRGEIAKAIQIQEELGLDVFVHGEFERTDMVEFFAEKMKGIATTGNGWVISYGTRCYRPPIIYGDVDREGPMTIKEIAFAQSLTDKPVKGMLTGPVTIIAWSFVREDIPTEEVAYQIALALKDEIADYEKAGIKIVQIDEPAIREKAPIKRRNWDDYFRWAVRSFRLCHSSVKPETQIHTHMCYSEFGEIMEYILQMDFDVISIEATRSKGDIIEAFEKVNFDRQIGLGVWDIHSPYVPTVEEMKEIVERALKVIPKENFWINPDCGLKTRRWEEVIPALRNLVALAKELREEQ, from the coding sequence ATGATCAAAACCTACGCTTACGGCTTCCCGAGGCTCGGGAAGCAGAGGGAGTTCAAGAGGCTCATTGAAGGTTTTTGGGCCGGAAAAGTAACGGAAGAGGAGCTTCTAACCGGCATCGAGAAGCTCAACAAGAAGAGGGAGGAGAGCTACGCAGCCCACGTAGACAACTTCCCCCGGGGGGAGATGACCCTTTACGACCCCATGCTCGACACGGCGCTCATCCTCGGGCTTTACAGGGCCGAGAGCCTGGAGGAGTACTTCCAGCTGTGCAGGGGCAAAAACGCCCTGGAGATGACAAAGTGGTTCAACACCAACTACCACTATTTGGTTCCGGACTTTGAGGGCAAGCGGCCCCAGTTTAAGGCGACGGTTCCGGTGTGGGACAGGCATAAAGGGGTTAAGAGGAACGCACACCTGATAGGCCCGCTTACGTTTCTGAAGCTTTCAAAGAACCTGCCCGAGGGGGCCTTCGGGGAGCTCCTTAAAGAGGTTGCAAAAACCCTCGTTGACTACGCCGTAGAGAGGGGATTTGAGTCGATTCACCTCGACGACCCGGCCTTCGTTCTTGAGCTAAGTAAAGAGGAGTGGAAGGCTGTAGAGGAAGCCTACGGCGAGTTTGAGAGGTTCCCCGGAGATGTAAACCTCTTCACCTACTACGACAGCGTAGATAACCTTGCCGGGCTGTTTGAGCTTCCCGTCTCCGGCGTAGGCGTTGACCTTGTCCACGACCGCGGAGAGAACCTAAAGCAGCTCAAAACGGTAGAGCCGGGCGGCAAGAAGCTCTTTGCCGGGGTTATAGATGGAAGAAACGTCTGGAGGGCAGACCTCACCGCTAAAAGGGCCCTTTTAGCGGAGCTTGCCGAAAGGTTTGAGGTTGTTGCAACAAACGCCGCCCCCCTCTTTCACCTGCCGGTGAGCCTCGCCGGAGCAACGCTGCCCGAAGGACTCCTTGAAAAAGTTGCCTTCGCAGAGGAGAAGCTGAAAGAGCTCAGCCTTATAGCTAAGGGAAGCGACCAGGAGCTTAACAGCTGGAGCAAAGGCGTAGGAAGCTCTTTCGGCGAGCTCAAAGAGGTGAGGGAGAGGGTTCAAAACCTCAAGGAGGAGGACTTCGAGAGGAAGCCCGCCTACAGCGAGAGGGTGAAGAAGCAGCAGGAGGTCCTGAAGCTCCCCCTCTTCCCAACAACCACAATAGGCTCCTTCCCCCAAACGGAGGAGGTAAGGAGGGTAAGGCTCCTCTACAGGAAGGGGAAGCTCTCCCAAGAGGACTACGACACCTTCATCAGGGGTGAAATCGCAAAGGCCATACAGATTCAGGAAGAGCTGGGACTGGACGTTTTCGTCCACGGGGAGTTTGAAAGGACCGACATGGTTGAGTTCTTCGCCGAGAAGATGAAGGGCATAGCAACAACCGGCAACGGCTGGGTAATCTCATACGGAACCAGGTGCTACAGGCCTCCAATCATCTACGGAGATGTAGACAGAGAAGGTCCTATGACTATAAAGGAGATTGCCTTTGCCCAGAGCCTCACCGATAAACCGGTGAAGGGAATGCTCACCGGACCCGTAACGATAATCGCCTGGAGCTTCGTAAGGGAAGACATCCCCACCGAAGAGGTAGCCTACCAGATAGCCCTCGCCCTTAAAGACGAGATAGCCGACTACGAAAAGGCGGGAATAAAAATCGTTCAGATAGACGAGCCCGCCATAAGGGAGAAGGCCCCGATAAAGAGACGCAACTGGGATGACTACTTCAGGTGGGCGGTCAGGTCGTTTAGGCTCTGCCACAGCTCGGTTAAGCCCGAAACCCAGATTCACACCCACATGTGTTACTCGGAGTTTGGCGAAATTATGGAGTACATACTCCAGATGGACTTCGACGTTATCTCGATAGAGGCCACCCGCTCTAAGGGCGACATAATAGAGGCATTCGAGAAGGTGAACTTCGACAGGCAGATAGGCCTCGGGGTGTGGGATATCCACTCACCCTACGTCCCCACCGTTGAGGAGATGAAGGAGATAGTGGAAAGGGCTCTCAAAGTCATCCCCAAAGAGAACTTCTGGATTAACCCCGACTGCGGCCTGAAAACAAGGCGCTGGGAAGAGGTTATACCGGCTCTGAGGAACCTTGTAGCCCTTGCAAAGGAGCTGAGGGAAGAACAATAA
- a CDS encoding radical SAM protein, protein MASSPFVKTDIPTSFKDHPGVLSALLYTPLRLCNLNCYHCHNKHLAPKEYERFNYGELEEKLSLCKLLGVELVIVSGGEPTLEPRLEEGLKFIKEKGFPVRLDTNGTEPERVEKLAQNRLIDGVALDVKIPLLDEYTPHQLKRFKRVLFSREDLEDSEVYNYVNRVKLTIEVLKRYSLPFTLLRTVEYPLLTDEDKELIRGSLKSFPHQFNPFYPVEAE, encoded by the coding sequence GTGGCTTCCTCCCCGTTCGTCAAAACCGACATTCCCACATCGTTTAAAGACCATCCCGGGGTCCTGTCGGCTCTACTCTACACCCCTTTAAGGCTGTGTAACCTGAACTGCTACCACTGCCACAACAAACACCTGGCACCGAAAGAGTACGAGAGGTTTAACTACGGGGAGTTGGAGGAGAAGCTCTCCCTCTGTAAACTGCTCGGGGTGGAGCTGGTAATAGTTTCCGGAGGAGAGCCCACCCTTGAGCCCCGACTCGAGGAGGGGTTAAAGTTCATAAAAGAAAAAGGCTTCCCCGTAAGGCTCGACACAAATGGAACAGAGCCCGAGAGGGTTGAAAAACTGGCCCAAAATAGGTTAATAGACGGCGTGGCCCTCGATGTTAAGATTCCCCTCCTCGATGAGTATACCCCTCACCAGCTCAAACGCTTTAAGAGAGTGCTTTTTTCGAGGGAGGATTTAGAGGATTCAGAAGTTTACAACTATGTGAATAGAGTGAAGTTAACAATAGAGGTCTTAAAGCGATACTCGTTGCCCTTCACGCTCCTGCGCACCGTTGAATACCCCCTGCTAACCGACGAGGACAAGGAGCTGATAAGGGGAAGTCTAAAATCTTTCCCGCACCAGTTTAACCCTTTCTACCCTGTGGAGGCGGAATGA
- the nrdD gene encoding anaerobic ribonucleoside-triphosphate reductase yields the protein MNKYFKLIDLFIDNDDISRNNANFVRGIPVLEHVVVGEVMKDYLFDVIYKGLPVRIHHEEGWAYQHQTYRLSAYCIGLSAKDIAYYGLQSNAKNERRAAPPKRLETLFMQCANLICLIAQEVSGATSLNDLSTVAAGYLYYLEKEGKKSYSDYELENLWQEFLYNINLPFRSGNSPFSNITLDFGKPNSRLKDEPVVYAGKLLNYTYSQIPAHYFDRVNIAFIKAMRKGDADGNPFTFPLITVNVTEDFDRNNPAWKMLLKESEYFGGFYVQNYLKEPFTKPSKYKEKNPYIKPFDEGMIYSNCCRMLFDISQVEAVTGSNPFHSGSGVGGIGVYAINMNRLLFLAKDNFDFLKRMIDYTMEVGAKALQRKREWLRKHWKDLFPYLSFYQKDDRSLFNIFSVVGVHEGMINAGFKDGLFNEEAKDYAHQIAQYLYEKLYQFMERDKVLYSLEYAPSENAACKMAQKDLAFAKALEEVINGDRTPDISGDPKLNEFIREAVNAFGEELFLRVEVPDEV from the coding sequence ATGAACAAGTACTTCAAGCTGATAGACCTCTTCATCGATAACGACGACATCTCGAGGAACAACGCAAACTTCGTCCGCGGAATACCGGTTCTGGAGCACGTTGTAGTCGGCGAGGTTATGAAGGACTACCTCTTCGACGTTATCTACAAGGGACTCCCGGTTAGAATCCACCACGAGGAAGGGTGGGCCTATCAACACCAAACCTACAGGCTCAGCGCCTACTGCATAGGGCTCTCGGCAAAAGACATCGCCTACTACGGACTCCAGAGCAACGCAAAGAACGAAAGGAGGGCAGCACCCCCAAAAAGGCTGGAAACGCTCTTTATGCAGTGTGCCAACCTCATCTGCCTCATAGCACAGGAGGTCTCGGGGGCAACCTCTCTGAACGACCTCTCCACGGTGGCTGCAGGTTACCTCTACTACCTGGAAAAGGAGGGTAAAAAGAGCTACTCCGACTACGAGCTTGAAAACCTGTGGCAGGAGTTTCTGTACAACATCAACCTGCCCTTCAGGAGCGGTAACTCTCCGTTTTCAAATATCACCCTCGATTTTGGTAAGCCCAACAGCAGGCTCAAAGACGAGCCGGTGGTTTACGCCGGGAAGCTCCTTAACTACACCTACAGCCAGATTCCGGCCCACTATTTCGACCGGGTAAACATCGCCTTTATAAAAGCGATGAGAAAGGGAGATGCCGACGGCAATCCCTTTACCTTTCCCCTGATAACGGTAAACGTAACAGAGGACTTCGACAGGAACAACCCGGCCTGGAAGATGCTACTTAAAGAGAGCGAGTACTTCGGAGGCTTTTACGTTCAGAACTACTTAAAAGAGCCGTTCACCAAGCCCTCAAAGTACAAGGAGAAAAACCCCTACATAAAGCCCTTCGACGAGGGGATGATTTACAGCAACTGCTGCAGAATGCTCTTCGACATCTCCCAGGTTGAAGCTGTAACCGGCTCAAACCCCTTCCACTCGGGAAGCGGAGTAGGCGGCATAGGCGTTTACGCCATAAATATGAACAGGCTCCTGTTCCTGGCAAAGGACAACTTCGACTTTCTGAAGAGAATGATAGATTACACAATGGAGGTTGGGGCAAAGGCCCTACAGAGGAAGAGGGAATGGCTCAGGAAACACTGGAAAGACCTCTTCCCCTACCTCTCCTTCTACCAGAAGGACGACCGTTCGCTGTTTAACATATTCTCGGTTGTGGGCGTGCACGAAGGTATGATAAACGCAGGCTTCAAAGATGGACTCTTCAACGAGGAGGCCAAGGATTACGCCCACCAGATAGCCCAGTACCTTTACGAGAAGCTCTATCAGTTTATGGAGAGGGACAAGGTCCTCTACTCCCTTGAGTACGCACCCAGTGAGAACGCCGCCTGTAAGATGGCACAGAAAGACCTCGCCTTTGCAAAGGCCCTTGAAGAGGTTATAAACGGAGATAGAACGCCGGATATATCGGGCGACCCTAAACTCAACGAGTTTATCCGGGAAGCAGTTAACGCATTCGGAGAAGAACTCTTTTTAAGGGTGGAGGTTCCAGATGAAGTGTAA
- the nrdD gene encoding anaerobic ribonucleoside-triphosphate reductase — protein MKCKVKARMFVNGDPQTGRVFLTSGFQAPFQEGDLLKQIDVNAHFQSYATGGSIMHLFTAEEMEPHEQERLIFGIIKNFPIQYLTKTPFLTTCNSCGHKMVGKKRECERCGSDDVTLWSRPIGYFRPVMRGKVSKDFKNAQHLFWLSSRIEDFATRKEVTKQDLEEIVDELHSII, from the coding sequence ATGAAGTGTAAAGTGAAGGCAAGGATGTTCGTTAACGGCGACCCCCAGACCGGCAGGGTGTTTCTGACTTCGGGCTTTCAGGCTCCCTTCCAGGAGGGAGACCTTCTGAAACAGATAGACGTAAACGCCCACTTCCAGAGCTACGCAACCGGCGGCAGCATAATGCACCTGTTTACCGCCGAGGAGATGGAGCCTCACGAGCAGGAGAGGCTCATTTTCGGCATCATAAAGAACTTCCCGATTCAGTACCTAACGAAAACCCCGTTCCTGACAACTTGCAACTCCTGCGGACACAAAATGGTGGGGAAGAAGAGGGAGTGTGAAAGGTGCGGCTCCGACGATGTAACGCTCTGGTCTCGCCCAATCGGCTACTTCAGGCCGGTAATGAGGGGGAAGGTAAGCAAAGACTTTAAAAACGCCCAACACCTGTTCTGGCTCTCTTCGAGAATAGAGGACTTTGCAACGAGAAAAGAGGTAACAAAGCAAGACCTTGAAGAGATAGTAGACGAGCTTCACTCCATTATTTAA
- a CDS encoding L,D-transpeptidase family protein, which produces MLRAILLALLITLTALSPGRGTTLTEIVENLGVWSVPKLEQEIRKLPQEERLKLQLLLLTYAGDSKKAKELLSKLYNTKLVANVLELPRDLHAIVVDKTNEVLYVIRMENGVPFIVRKFPCITGKRPGDKLEEGDQRTPEGIYFPMYWETNLPPIYGIGAFPLNYPNLLDRKILKRNGHGIWIHGTNNPNRPPHSTNGCIVLKNEYLRELKKLIVPKRTPVVVVSHLAYATKPEFLKEQRSIINFVLKWKRAWENTPKSLKPYFECYSKHFVWERGGLKEWIAHKERVTKHKRWIKISISDLCAMKDGRLLQFGNLYVVRMRLKYRSNNYNSITNKVLYIIKEGGRWKILGEENL; this is translated from the coding sequence ATGTTAAGAGCCATTCTCTTGGCCCTCCTGATTACGCTAACAGCTCTTTCGCCGGGAAGGGGAACAACCCTTACGGAAATAGTGGAAAACTTAGGGGTTTGGTCCGTTCCCAAACTTGAGCAGGAGATAAGGAAGCTCCCCCAGGAAGAGAGACTCAAACTTCAACTCCTGCTCCTAACCTACGCCGGAGACAGCAAAAAGGCGAAGGAGCTCCTCTCCAAGCTTTACAACACAAAGCTGGTGGCAAACGTCCTTGAGCTCCCAAGAGACCTTCACGCCATTGTTGTAGATAAGACAAACGAGGTCCTCTACGTAATAAGAATGGAAAACGGCGTCCCCTTTATAGTCAGGAAGTTCCCCTGCATAACCGGAAAGCGGCCGGGAGATAAGCTCGAAGAGGGAGACCAGAGAACCCCCGAAGGAATTTACTTTCCGATGTACTGGGAGACAAACCTCCCGCCGATATACGGCATAGGCGCCTTCCCCCTCAACTACCCCAACCTTCTCGATAGGAAAATCCTGAAGAGGAACGGACACGGCATCTGGATTCACGGAACGAACAACCCCAACCGTCCGCCCCACAGCACAAACGGCTGCATCGTTCTGAAGAACGAGTACCTGCGGGAGCTCAAAAAACTGATAGTTCCCAAGAGAACCCCCGTAGTTGTTGTCTCCCACCTTGCCTACGCAACAAAGCCCGAGTTCCTCAAAGAGCAGAGGTCGATAATAAACTTCGTCCTGAAGTGGAAAAGGGCCTGGGAGAACACCCCCAAAAGCTTAAAGCCCTACTTTGAGTGCTACTCCAAACACTTCGTTTGGGAAAGGGGCGGCTTAAAGGAGTGGATAGCCCACAAAGAGCGGGTAACAAAACATAAAAGGTGGATAAAGATTTCAATCTCCGACCTGTGTGCAATGAAAGACGGAAGGCTACTCCAATTTGGTAATCTATATGTAGTGAGGATGCGGCTGAAGTACCGCTCCAACAACTACAACTCAATAACCAACAAGGTGCTATACATAATCAAGGAAGGTGGAAGATGGAAAATCCTGGGAGAAGAGAACTTGTAA
- a CDS encoding M99 family carboxypeptidase catalytic domain-containing protein, translating to MENPGRRELVKGLIFSVPLLAALKSEALASPGRGALIELPPFPFQETHLQGERKGGRILVVGGIHGNEPGAYTAAEILRTVKVKRGELFIAPRSNFVSILADKRGYNGDMNRKFGPLSKKDPDYKRVQDLKEFIGNVKPDILLTLHDGYGFHSVNPRAWGQCIVIDAEEHNGFPLGKEARAVSKAVNRSIHKREWRIPVYNTRTFAADTKHPEQRRSLTYYCLTKPKVPAICLEVSKQLPNLETKVKFHLMMLKEFFKLHGVEIEPSFDYLIANVERLVNPKRTYTVDLLINGRHVSVSSSRTFKVPKGSRVKFLSFHGSDGTNAVSFDVNLNLRRVAIRRRIAFTVKDDFRKVFSVRFEVV from the coding sequence ATGGAAAATCCTGGGAGAAGAGAACTTGTAAAGGGCCTAATCTTTAGCGTCCCGTTGCTCGCGGCCCTTAAAAGTGAGGCACTTGCGTCCCCAGGAAGGGGAGCACTCATAGAGCTTCCCCCCTTCCCCTTCCAGGAGACGCACCTACAGGGGGAGAGAAAAGGGGGCCGCATCCTGGTTGTAGGAGGCATCCACGGAAACGAGCCGGGGGCCTACACTGCGGCCGAAATCCTCCGAACCGTTAAGGTGAAAAGGGGTGAGCTTTTCATCGCCCCGAGGAGCAACTTCGTCTCGATTCTCGCCGACAAAAGGGGCTACAACGGCGACATGAACAGGAAGTTCGGCCCCTTATCGAAAAAAGACCCAGACTACAAAAGGGTCCAAGACCTAAAAGAGTTCATAGGGAACGTTAAACCCGACATACTCCTAACGCTCCACGACGGGTACGGCTTCCACTCTGTGAACCCGAGAGCCTGGGGCCAGTGCATAGTCATAGACGCCGAAGAGCACAACGGCTTCCCCTTAGGGAAAGAGGCAAGGGCCGTTTCAAAGGCCGTTAATAGGTCCATACACAAAAGGGAGTGGCGAATCCCCGTTTACAACACCAGGACCTTTGCCGCAGACACAAAACACCCGGAGCAGAGGCGCTCCCTCACCTACTACTGCCTGACAAAGCCGAAAGTTCCAGCCATCTGCCTCGAGGTCTCAAAGCAGCTGCCGAACCTTGAAACGAAGGTAAAGTTCCACCTTATGATGCTAAAGGAGTTCTTCAAACTCCACGGCGTAGAGATTGAGCCGAGCTTCGACTACCTCATAGCAAATGTAGAGCGACTCGTTAACCCGAAACGCACCTACACGGTAGACCTCCTGATAAACGGAAGGCACGTATCCGTAAGCTCTTCAAGGACCTTTAAAGTACCGAAGGGCAGCCGAGTAAAGTTCTTAAGCTTCCACGGCAGCGACGGAACAAACGCCGTTTCGTTCGACGTAAACCTGAACCTGAGAAGAGTGGCAATAAGGAGAAGAATAGCCTTTACGGTTAAAGACGACTTTAGAAAAGTATTCTCGGTTCGCTTCGAAGTTGTTTAG